The sequence TTTCACTAGGGCGACAACTTCCGGATGAACACCCTGCTCTTTCCGGGGCTACCCCAGCGGATCGGTAGACTCGCGCCGATATACACCCTCGACCCTGGGAGCACCGTGGCCCGCCGTTTGTTCACCTCCGAATCCGTGACCGAGGGTCACCCCGACAAGATCGCCGACGCGATCAGCGACGGGATCCTCGATGCGCTGCTGGCTCAGGACCCGCGCAGCCGGGTCGCGGTGGAGACGCTGATCACCACCGGCCAGGTCCACGTCGCCGGTGAGGTCACCACCGACGCCTACGCCGACATCCCCAGCATCGTCCGCGAGACGATTCTCGGCATCGGGTACGACAGTTCCAAGAAGGGCTTCGACGGGGCGTCCTGCGGCGTCAGCGTCTCGATCGGTTCGCAGTCGCCCGACATCGCCCAGGGCGTCGACGAGGCGTACGAGGCGCGGGTGGAGTCCGAGGAGGACGCGCTCGACCGGCAGGGCGCCGGCGACCAGGGCCTGATGTTCGGGTACGCCAACAACGACACCCCCGAGCTGCTGCCGCTGCCGATCGCGCTCGCGCACCGGCTGGCCCGGCGCCTCGCGCAGGTCCGCAAGGACGGGCTGATCCCGTACCTGCGTCCGGACGGCAAGACCCAGGTCACGATCGAGTACGACGGTCCGAAGGCGATCCGCCTCGACACGGTCGTCGTCTCGTCGCAGCACGCGTCCGACATCTCGCTGGAGACGCTGCTCGCGCCCGACATCGCCGAGTACGTCGTCGCGCCCGAGCTGGCCGAGCTGGGCCTGGAGACCGAGGGCTACCGGCTGCTGGTCAACCCGACCGGCCGCTTCGAGATCGGCGGCCCGATGGGCGACGCCGGTCTGACCGGCCGCAAGATCATCGTCGACACCTACGGCGGCTTCGCCCGGCACGGTGGTGGCGCGTTCTCGGGCAAGGACCCGTCCAAGGTCGACCGGTCGGCCGCGTACGCGATGCGCTGGGTCGCGAAGAACATCGTCGCGGCCGGGCTCGCCGACCGGGCCGAGGTGCAGGTCGCGTACGCGATCGGCAAGGCGCACCCGGTGGGTCTGTTCCTGGAGACGTTCGGCACCGAGACCGTCGACCCCGACCGGATCACGGCGGCGGTGAACGAGGTGTTCGACCTGCGGCCGGCCGCGATCATCCGCGACCTGGACCTGCTGCGCCCGATCTACCGCCAGACCTCGGCGTACGGGCACTTCGGCCGGGAGCTGCCGGACTTCACCTGGGAGAAGACCGACCGCGCGGCCGCGCTGAAGGATGCCGCGGGGGCCTGAGCTGTCGGAGGGCCCTGGTAGACCTGGGGTATGAGCCTGCTGGACACGGAGCCCGCCGAGCCGAACGGCTCGGCGGGCTCCGCACGTCCGGCGAAGCCGCCGGGTCCGGCGAAGCCGCCGGGTCCGGCGGGTCCGCCGGGTCCGGCGGGCTCCGAGAATGCGGCCGGGGATGCGGCCGGGGCGGCGGACTCGGCTGGGGAGTCGGTCGGTCGGGCTCGTGCGGCGGTGCCGCACGTTGTCCCCGATCCCGTGCGGGGGTCGGCCGCGTCCGGTCGGGCGGACGACGGGGTGCTCCCGCTCGATCTCGATGACGGCGGCCGGTCCGCGGGCGCGGCGTCTCCGCGCGCGAAGGCCGCTGCTCGGCCTCGGGCGGCTGGGGCTGCGCCTCGGGCGGCGGCGGCTCCGCAGGCGTCGGGCGCGGTGGGGTCGGCGGACGGTCGGGCGTCGGCGCGTGGGTCGTCCCGTCCCCGGCGCGATGCGGCTCGGCGGGGGGCTTACGGGGCGCTTCCGCTGGACCTTGGCGCCCCCGTTCCCGGCGACCCCGTCGGGCTAGCCTCGCCGCCGCCGACCGCGCCGACTGCGCCGACCGCGCCGACTGCGCCGACCGCGCCTGCGGCGCTTCTGCCCGCGGAGGCTGCGCCGTCGCCGCCCCGGTCTGCGCCATCGACCTCGGCGGCGGCCGCGCCGCGCGCGGCGGCGGTCTCGGTGGGCTCCCCGCCGTCGGCGGGTCACTCCGAGGCCTCGGCCGACGTCGACCCAGCAGACGTCAAACCTGCGGACGTCAAACCGGCGGCGAAGAAGAAGCGGGCGGCGAAGCCGAAAGGCGCGCGGGAGCCCGCCGCCGACCTCCCCGTAGCCAGAATCTGCGTAGACCTCCCACTCCCTCACCTGGACCACCCCTTCGACTACCTGGTCCCCTCCGACCTGGCCGAAACCGCAGCCATCGGCACCCGCGTCCGGGTCCGCTTCGCCGGCCAACTAGTCGACGGCTACGTCCTCGACCGGGTAGCGAACAGCGACCACGCCGGCCGCCTCGCGTACCTCGACCGCGCACTGTCGGCCGAACCGGTCCTGAGCCCGGAGATCGCGCGCCTCGCCCGCACGGTGGCCGACCGCTCGGCCGGAACGCTGGCCGACGTGCTCCGGCTGGCGATCCCGCCGCGCCACGCGCGCGCCGAGTCCGCCGCCCGCCGTGGTGGGGACGTTCTCCCGGTGGACGCCGAGGGCCGCCCCCGTCCGGCGACTGACGGTTTCGGCCGGTACCGCGCAGGCCCGGGGTACCTGCGAGCGTTGGCCGAGGGTGGTTCACCGCGGGCGGTGCTCGCCGCTCTGCCCGGCGAAGACTGGCCCCGACGCATCGCCGAGGCCGTCGCCGCGACGCTGGCATCCGGGCGGGGCGCGGTCGTCGTCGTGCCCGACGCGCGGGATCTCGACCGGGTCGACGTCGCCATGGCCGCGGTGCTGGGGCCGGGCCGGCACACGACGCTGGCCGCCTCCCTCGGTCCGGAGGAGCGTTACCGCCGCTGGCTGGCCGTCCGGCGGGGCGAGGTGCTCGCCGTGGCCGGCACCCGGGCCACCGCGTTCGCCCCGGTGCACGACCTCGGGCTGGCCGTGATCTGGGACGACGGCGACGACCTGCACGCCGAGCCGCGCGCCCCCTACTGTCACGCCCGCGAAGTGCTGCTGGTGCGGTCGCAGCTGGCCGGCGCCGGCCTCCTGGTCGGCGGGTTCGCCCGGACCGCCGAAGCGCAGCTCCTGCTGGAGACCGGCTGGGCCAAGCCGTTGGAGGCCGACCGCGAGGTCGTCCGGGCGGCCGCGCCCCGGGTGGTGCCGGTCGGCGACGACCGCGACCTCGCCGCCGACCCCAGCGCGTCCGCGGCCCGGCTGCCGACCGTCGCCTGGCGAGCCGCCCGGGAGGCGCTGGCCGCCGACGCCCCGGTGCTGGTCCAGGTGCCGCGGCGGGGCTACGTGCCGTCGGTGGCGTGCAGCCGGTGCCGTCAGCCGGCCCGGTGCACGGTCTGTTCCGGCCCGCTGGAACTGCGCGGGGACGACAGCGTGCCGGCCTGCCGGTGGTGCG comes from Cryptosporangium phraense and encodes:
- the metK gene encoding methionine adenosyltransferase is translated as MARRLFTSESVTEGHPDKIADAISDGILDALLAQDPRSRVAVETLITTGQVHVAGEVTTDAYADIPSIVRETILGIGYDSSKKGFDGASCGVSVSIGSQSPDIAQGVDEAYEARVESEEDALDRQGAGDQGLMFGYANNDTPELLPLPIALAHRLARRLAQVRKDGLIPYLRPDGKTQVTIEYDGPKAIRLDTVVVSSQHASDISLETLLAPDIAEYVVAPELAELGLETEGYRLLVNPTGRFEIGGPMGDAGLTGRKIIVDTYGGFARHGGGAFSGKDPSKVDRSAAYAMRWVAKNIVAAGLADRAEVQVAYAIGKAHPVGLFLETFGTETVDPDRITAAVNEVFDLRPAAIIRDLDLLRPIYRQTSAYGHFGRELPDFTWEKTDRAAALKDAAGA
- a CDS encoding primosomal protein N', with translation MGSPPSAGHSEASADVDPADVKPADVKPAAKKKRAAKPKGAREPAADLPVARICVDLPLPHLDHPFDYLVPSDLAETAAIGTRVRVRFAGQLVDGYVLDRVANSDHAGRLAYLDRALSAEPVLSPEIARLARTVADRSAGTLADVLRLAIPPRHARAESAARRGGDVLPVDAEGRPRPATDGFGRYRAGPGYLRALAEGGSPRAVLAALPGEDWPRRIAEAVAATLASGRGAVVVVPDARDLDRVDVAMAAVLGPGRHTTLAASLGPEERYRRWLAVRRGEVLAVAGTRATAFAPVHDLGLAVIWDDGDDLHAEPRAPYCHAREVLLVRSQLAGAGLLVGGFARTAEAQLLLETGWAKPLEADREVVRAAAPRVVPVGDDRDLAADPSASAARLPTVAWRAAREALAADAPVLVQVPRRGYVPSVACSRCRQPARCTVCSGPLELRGDDSVPACRWCGHLAGGWTCPECGNRGLRASVLGARRTAEELGRAFPGVTVRTSGRDGVLATVGPGPALVIATPGAEPVAEDGYGAALLLDTWAMLTRADLRASEEALRRWSNAVALVRPARAGGRVVITADGAIPTVQALLRWDPGWHAGRELADRAELGFPPVTRIASVTGTPDAVADLLGLTELPEEAEILGPVPVPPRAGSDEELERALVRCPRSLGGALAAALRAAASVRSAHKAPNPVRIELDPLELL